A region of Kribbella sp. NBC_01245 DNA encodes the following proteins:
- a CDS encoding neutral zinc metallopeptidase yields MTNLRSLISPARSARTAARRGLVSLLAVTTASAVTLAGVQGAAATGPDQPEPVSAATTADHVAPKMASADAGTSSAASSYNTVRYNKLYKTGRLGASKCKMPAYPLTTAGNVKAYHLSFLHCLNNVWVGKIRLAGKTFTKPTLVVHEKGVNSACGFMPADNAYYCSGSRGIYIPWKRYANMWKTQGAGYARAYAMQIVAHEYGHHVQAMTGILQASYYRQQYVHKTTAKRLEENRRMELQASCFSAAYLGADRAYFPMTGAIYSNWRWMVANMGDDARPGGPRDHGSMSSHNWWSLRGYNNMTSASCNPWTAASSIVD; encoded by the coding sequence ATGACGAATCTCCGCAGCCTGATCAGCCCGGCCCGGTCCGCCCGGACGGCGGCCAGGCGAGGACTGGTGTCCCTGCTGGCCGTCACGACGGCGTCCGCGGTGACGCTGGCCGGCGTCCAGGGCGCCGCCGCCACCGGACCGGATCAGCCCGAGCCGGTCAGCGCGGCCACGACCGCGGATCACGTCGCGCCGAAGATGGCCAGTGCCGACGCGGGGACCAGCTCGGCGGCGTCGAGCTACAACACCGTCCGGTACAACAAGCTCTACAAGACCGGCCGACTCGGCGCCTCGAAGTGCAAGATGCCGGCTTACCCGCTGACCACCGCGGGCAACGTGAAGGCGTACCACCTGTCGTTCCTGCACTGCCTGAACAACGTCTGGGTGGGCAAGATCCGCCTGGCCGGCAAGACGTTCACGAAGCCGACGCTGGTAGTGCACGAGAAGGGCGTCAACTCGGCCTGCGGCTTTATGCCCGCGGACAACGCGTACTACTGCTCGGGCTCGCGCGGTATCTACATCCCGTGGAAGCGCTACGCGAACATGTGGAAGACCCAGGGCGCCGGCTACGCCCGGGCGTACGCGATGCAGATCGTCGCGCACGAGTACGGCCACCACGTGCAGGCCATGACCGGCATCCTGCAGGCGTCGTACTACCGCCAGCAGTACGTGCACAAGACCACCGCCAAGCGTCTCGAGGAGAACCGCCGGATGGAGCTGCAGGCCTCGTGCTTCAGCGCCGCCTACCTCGGCGCCGACCGGGCGTACTTCCCGATGACCGGGGCCATCTACAGCAACTGGCGCTGGATGGTCGCGAACATGGGCGACGACGCGAGGCCGGGCGGTCCGCGTGACCACGGCTCGATGTCCAGCCACAACTGGTGGTCCCTGCGCGGCTACAACAACATGACCTCCGCGTCCTGCAACCCGTGGACCGCGGCGTCCTCGATCGTCGACTGA
- a CDS encoding neutral zinc metallopeptidase yields the protein MSSSIVRRGLVSLAAVALTAVTAFSGVGSATAKQDVAPAPQVAQAPQVAAQPSDPSTTGGEGDFNMFAKADAGLAYGTAWTSTSAWNTVKYNRAYKTGRIYPSQCGQPKYALNGSNNILAWHRSYGYCLNKSWVGKIQAAGYKFVAPTWVIYTKPFNTKCGWANGTRAFYCSATNGIYIPVNPIVQGYKSNPRFNLVRVMQTAGHEYGHHVQKLTNILSASWYRQAYVIPTTAKDLEENRRVELQATCWSAAYIGSNRGYLGMTGARLSDWKWHIAHIGDEYNNGGPRTHGSRSSNNWWATNGFNYMNVGSCATWNGSSSIVD from the coding sequence ATGTCCTCATCCATCGTTCGGCGCGGCCTGGTCTCGCTGGCCGCCGTCGCGCTCACCGCTGTCACCGCTTTCTCCGGTGTCGGCTCCGCCACCGCGAAGCAGGACGTGGCTCCCGCGCCGCAGGTCGCCCAGGCGCCGCAGGTTGCCGCCCAGCCCAGTGACCCTTCCACGACGGGAGGTGAAGGCGACTTCAACATGTTCGCCAAGGCGGACGCCGGCCTCGCCTACGGCACCGCGTGGACCTCCACCAGCGCGTGGAACACCGTCAAGTACAACCGGGCCTACAAGACCGGTCGAATCTACCCGAGCCAGTGCGGTCAGCCGAAGTACGCGCTGAACGGGTCCAACAACATCCTGGCCTGGCACCGGTCGTACGGCTACTGCCTGAACAAGAGCTGGGTCGGCAAGATCCAGGCCGCCGGCTACAAGTTCGTCGCGCCGACGTGGGTCATCTACACCAAGCCCTTCAACACCAAGTGTGGCTGGGCCAACGGCACGCGGGCGTTCTACTGCTCCGCCACGAACGGCATCTACATCCCGGTGAACCCGATCGTGCAGGGCTACAAGTCGAACCCGCGCTTCAACCTGGTTCGCGTCATGCAGACCGCCGGCCACGAGTACGGTCACCACGTCCAGAAGCTGACCAACATCCTGAGCGCCTCCTGGTACCGCCAGGCCTACGTCATCCCCACCACGGCCAAGGACCTCGAGGAGAACCGCCGCGTTGAGCTGCAGGCCACCTGCTGGTCCGCCGCCTACATCGGCAGCAACCGTGGCTACCTGGGCATGACCGGCGCCCGTCTGTCCGACTGGAAGTGGCACATCGCCCACATCGGCGACGAGTACAACAACGGCGGCCCCCGCACCCACGGAAGCCGCAGCAGCAACAACTGGTGGGCCACCAACGGCTTCAACTACATGAACGTCGGCTCCTGCGCCACCTGGAACGGCTCCTCGTCCATCGTCGACTAG
- a CDS encoding DUF2207 domain-containing protein, with protein sequence MSLKSRLVPAALILSLVSLVPVASAMAAAVPDGRISAYKAEATLDGSGVLKVKETVKVMPVSGKIVRTLQTRVRSDADEDRNYDVKNVTATVNGKPAEGFENVESDNARKISVNGSGESEVVYSYEVGGVVADSVDGREVSWPIVQGFDASITRANVSLTVPFASWIVCFAGRQGSSVPCTSSQLGESAGIEIEQLGIPAGGRLTFLAGLNSQATVVPNADYSTRWSLGRAFTADSSTVGLSALLLGLGILAAAALWFVRGRDAAKVDPAAGMPARPVLDSEAGPQFAAPDGIRPGQVGTVVDETADVVDITATVLDLAVRNYLTIVELPRETEFGRLDWRLDRMNAGGPELLPYEKAVLDAVFADGDSVVVSALGPTLRPRLGAIREHLYADVVTQGWFAQRPDAVRNRWTTAGLALIVAGGVLTLILAIATKFALGGLAVMLAGVALTLAGQVAPARTARGSAVLGRISGLRAYLRDESSVDLPEHHRLEFASRCLPYAAVLGLTDKWALEIANTDDDDDPDAGIGWYSGPENWHLSDIGQSLTNFVTAVSGSLTTSRRLFAD encoded by the coding sequence ATGTCACTGAAGAGCCGCCTGGTCCCGGCAGCCCTCATCTTGTCCCTGGTCTCACTAGTCCCCGTGGCGTCCGCGATGGCTGCGGCCGTCCCTGACGGGCGAATCTCGGCGTACAAGGCTGAGGCCACTCTGGACGGCTCTGGGGTGTTGAAGGTCAAAGAGACCGTCAAGGTCATGCCTGTGTCCGGCAAGATCGTGCGCACGCTGCAGACACGCGTGCGCTCCGATGCCGACGAGGATCGCAACTACGACGTCAAGAACGTCACAGCCACGGTGAACGGTAAACCGGCTGAGGGCTTCGAGAACGTCGAGAGCGACAACGCCCGGAAAATTTCGGTCAACGGCTCGGGCGAGTCGGAGGTCGTCTACAGCTACGAGGTCGGCGGTGTTGTCGCCGACTCGGTCGACGGCCGCGAGGTCAGCTGGCCGATCGTGCAGGGCTTCGACGCCTCGATCACGCGCGCGAACGTCTCGCTGACCGTGCCGTTCGCCTCCTGGATCGTCTGCTTCGCGGGCCGCCAGGGTTCCAGCGTGCCGTGTACGTCGTCCCAGCTGGGCGAGTCGGCCGGGATCGAGATCGAGCAGCTCGGCATTCCCGCCGGCGGCCGCCTGACCTTCCTGGCCGGTCTGAACTCCCAGGCCACGGTCGTGCCGAACGCCGACTACTCGACCCGCTGGAGCCTCGGCCGGGCCTTCACCGCCGACTCCTCGACGGTCGGCCTGAGCGCCCTGCTGCTCGGCCTCGGCATCCTCGCCGCGGCCGCTCTCTGGTTCGTCCGCGGCCGGGACGCCGCCAAGGTCGACCCCGCCGCCGGGATGCCCGCACGCCCGGTGCTGGACAGCGAGGCCGGTCCGCAGTTCGCCGCGCCGGACGGGATCCGCCCGGGCCAGGTCGGGACCGTGGTGGACGAGACGGCCGACGTGGTCGACATCACGGCGACCGTCCTGGACCTTGCCGTGCGCAACTACCTCACCATCGTCGAGCTGCCGCGGGAGACCGAGTTCGGCCGGCTGGACTGGCGCCTGGATCGGATGAACGCCGGCGGGCCCGAGCTCCTGCCGTACGAGAAGGCCGTGCTGGACGCCGTCTTCGCCGACGGCGACAGCGTCGTCGTGTCCGCACTCGGCCCGACCCTGCGGCCGCGCCTCGGCGCCATCCGCGAGCACCTGTACGCCGATGTCGTCACCCAGGGCTGGTTCGCCCAGCGCCCGGACGCCGTCCGCAACCGCTGGACGACCGCCGGTCTCGCCCTGATCGTGGCAGGCGGTGTGCTCACGCTGATCCTGGCTATTGCCACCAAGTTCGCCCTCGGCGGCCTCGCGGTCATGCTGGCCGGCGTCGCGCTCACCTTGGCCGGCCAGGTGGCGCCCGCTCGTACGGCGCGGGGTTCGGCCGTGCTGGGCCGCATCTCCGGCCTGCGCGCGTACCTCCGCGACGAGTCGTCGGTGGACCTGCCGGAGCACCACCGACTCGAGTTCGCCTCCCGGTGTTTGCCGTACGCCGCGGTGCTGGGGCTGACCGACAAGTGGGCCCTGGAGATCGCCAACACCGATGACGACGACGACCCCGACGCCGGCATCGGCTGGTACTCCGGCCCCGAAAACTGGCACCTCTCCGACATCGGCCAGTCCCTCACCAACTTCGTAACCGCCGTAAGCGGCTCCCTAACCACCTCCCGCCGCCTCTTCGCCGACTAA
- a CDS encoding neutral zinc metallopeptidase, producing the protein MSNTYGYGAPPEQPGQHPAVLPPPQAAPWPQQYGTPQQPYGGQQQQYVPQQFPGQQYAGQQWPQQYGGHNQFNSFGPPPRKSNGIRLTLIALGVFLVVGVGLAVVVGTALRPSDDSVASGRPGQIGPSVVPSPTTNPPEGSAEDHLVNAPIFGAGALSEMSCKAENLGDGSLAAQKRYYEKLFKCLNDGWRPVLSKVGINKPDPGLVVFDKPVVTACGNFKPKSGRVLAFYCYGNNVMYTDVLQMQSAFGPKEDLGFLMVIAHEYGHHIQGVSDLFYARQAYLQDHPTEKLDSSRRNELQASCFAGVFSRSIEKSYPLTGRMEEFDFTASNSFGDSPDTPAEERTHGLATSQGFWIMNGFNVGETKACNTFAAQPDIVR; encoded by the coding sequence GTGAGCAACACCTACGGGTATGGCGCACCCCCGGAGCAGCCGGGCCAGCATCCCGCTGTGCTGCCACCACCGCAGGCCGCCCCCTGGCCCCAGCAGTACGGCACGCCCCAGCAGCCGTACGGCGGGCAACAACAGCAGTATGTGCCGCAGCAGTTCCCGGGCCAGCAGTACGCCGGGCAGCAGTGGCCCCAGCAGTACGGCGGCCACAACCAGTTCAACTCGTTCGGACCGCCGCCGCGCAAGTCCAACGGCATCCGGCTCACGCTGATCGCGCTGGGCGTCTTCCTGGTCGTGGGCGTCGGGCTCGCCGTGGTCGTCGGTACGGCGCTACGGCCGTCGGACGACAGCGTGGCGAGCGGACGGCCCGGGCAGATCGGTCCGTCGGTCGTGCCTTCCCCGACCACGAACCCGCCGGAAGGCTCGGCCGAGGACCACCTGGTCAACGCCCCGATCTTCGGCGCCGGCGCTCTCAGCGAGATGTCCTGCAAGGCCGAGAACCTCGGCGACGGCTCACTCGCGGCACAGAAGCGGTACTACGAGAAGCTCTTCAAGTGCCTGAACGACGGCTGGCGGCCGGTGCTCTCCAAGGTCGGTATCAACAAGCCCGACCCGGGTCTCGTCGTCTTCGACAAGCCCGTCGTCACCGCCTGCGGCAACTTCAAGCCCAAGTCGGGCCGCGTGCTCGCGTTCTACTGCTACGGCAACAACGTGATGTACACGGACGTGCTGCAGATGCAGAGCGCCTTCGGGCCCAAGGAGGACCTGGGCTTCCTGATGGTGATCGCGCACGAGTACGGCCACCACATCCAGGGCGTCAGCGATCTCTTCTACGCCCGGCAGGCGTACTTGCAGGATCACCCGACCGAGAAGCTCGACAGCTCCCGCCGCAACGAGCTGCAGGCGTCGTGCTTCGCCGGTGTCTTCAGCCGGTCGATCGAGAAGAGCTATCCGCTGACCGGCCGGATGGAGGAGTTCGACTTCACCGCCAGCAACAGCTTCGGAGATTCCCCGGACACCCCGGCGGAAGAGCGGACCCACGGTCTGGCGACCAGCCAGGGCTTCTGGATCATGAACGGCTTCAACGTCGGCGAAACGAAAGCGTGCAACACCTTCGCCGCCCAGCCGGATATCGTCCGCTGA
- a CDS encoding Pls/PosA family non-ribosomal peptide synthetase, which produces MTLRRADLAPPARTLVDILHSTATRFPDEPALDDGTVTLSYRELLNQVAAFANRLHQAGVGPGDRVGVRIPSGHNDLYVAILGTLEAGAAYVPVDADDPEVRATLVFGEAAVRAIVTEGLTITGHEGTSVEASGPELHHHAWIIFTSGSTGVPKGVAVSHRSAAAFVDAEARLFLQQEPIGPEDRVLAGLSVAFDASCEEMWLAWRYGACLVPAPRSLVRSGMDLGPWLVAQGITVVSTVPTLAALWPADALDQVRLLIFGGEACPPELAERLATDGREVWNTYGPTEATVVACGAQLTADGPVRIGLPLDGWDLAVVDAEGNEVAEGEAGELIIGGVGLARYLDPAKDAEKFAPMPSLGWDRAYRSGDVVRRDEAGLLFVGRADEQIKLGGRRIELGEVDAALQALPGITGAAAAVKTTAAGNQVLVGYVVPAEPDAFDQKAATTRLREALPAALVPLLATVDTLPTRTSGKVDRAALPWPLAGASDMDEPVELEGTAAWLAEKWTQILGSRVAGPDDDFFIHGGGSLAAAQLVSILRERYAGATVGDIYDYPRLGAMADRLDSFIASTEPVEIRTVKPTPRFTQLFQTALTLVLQTVVGVRWMVWLFTLNNLLGLSGEHPWVRTVSWWWILAGWLLLISPAGRMGIAVVGARILLRGVKPGVYPRGGMVHVRLWAAENLADAAGAANLAGAPWIAYYARALGAKVGRGVDLHTLPPVTGFLSLGREASVEPEVDLSGYWIDGDRLLLGTVTIGAEAVVGSRSTLLPGAEIGRGAEIAAGSAVSGVVPADERWSGSPASRAGRARKPWPDERPARAPWWVLAYGAASALMSLLPLAAAGAAVLVLDRAVRDAGSLGEAALAALAAVPLMTVIGFTTLAVLTLIGVRLLGLGIKAGHYPVRSRIGWQVWATERLLDSARTLLFPLYASLLTPWWLRALGAKIGKDVEASTVLLLPKMTTVGDGAFLADDTMIASYELGGGWLHVAGAKVGKRAFLGNSGMTAPGRSVPKNGLVAVLSAAPKKSKSGTSWLGSPPVKLRRQAVSGDQTRTFNPPLRLKIARALVELCRFVPMMCTVAIALGVLAALQAMVITIGPWWTFVLAGGVMLAAGAVAGASATIAKWTIVGKTRAVEYPLWSSFVWRNEVVDTFVEMVAAPWFANAAAGTPVLALWLRTLGAKIGRGVWCETYWLPEADLIELGDGVSVNRGCVLQTHLFHDRVMAMDTVTFAAGSTLGPHGIILPAASVGAGATVGPVSLVMRGESVPAGSRWAGNPIAPWTTR; this is translated from the coding sequence GTGACTTTGCGACGAGCTGACCTGGCACCTCCCGCCCGGACGCTCGTCGACATCCTGCACAGCACGGCCACGCGATTCCCGGACGAGCCCGCGCTCGACGACGGCACCGTGACCCTCAGCTATCGCGAACTCCTCAACCAGGTGGCGGCCTTCGCGAACCGGTTGCACCAGGCCGGCGTCGGTCCCGGCGACCGGGTCGGGGTGCGCATCCCATCCGGTCACAACGATCTGTACGTCGCGATCCTCGGCACCCTCGAAGCCGGCGCGGCCTACGTACCGGTCGACGCAGACGACCCGGAAGTGCGCGCCACCCTGGTCTTCGGCGAGGCCGCCGTCCGGGCGATCGTCACCGAAGGCCTGACGATCACGGGTCACGAAGGCACCAGCGTTGAGGCCAGCGGACCCGAGCTACACCACCACGCCTGGATCATCTTCACCTCGGGCTCGACCGGCGTACCGAAGGGCGTGGCCGTCTCACATCGATCGGCAGCCGCCTTCGTTGATGCCGAGGCGCGGCTGTTCCTGCAGCAGGAGCCGATTGGCCCCGAGGACCGGGTGCTGGCCGGGCTGTCCGTCGCGTTCGACGCGTCCTGCGAGGAGATGTGGCTGGCCTGGCGGTACGGCGCATGCCTGGTGCCGGCGCCACGCTCACTCGTTCGCAGCGGGATGGACCTCGGCCCCTGGTTGGTTGCCCAGGGCATCACCGTCGTCTCGACCGTACCGACGCTGGCCGCACTCTGGCCTGCCGACGCGCTGGACCAGGTGCGCCTGTTGATCTTCGGTGGCGAGGCCTGTCCGCCGGAGCTGGCCGAGCGCCTCGCGACCGACGGGCGTGAGGTCTGGAACACGTACGGTCCGACCGAAGCGACAGTCGTTGCCTGCGGCGCCCAATTGACCGCAGACGGGCCAGTCCGCATCGGTTTGCCCTTGGACGGTTGGGATCTCGCCGTTGTCGATGCCGAGGGCAACGAAGTCGCCGAAGGTGAAGCCGGTGAGCTGATCATCGGTGGTGTCGGCCTGGCGCGATATCTCGATCCCGCCAAGGACGCCGAGAAGTTCGCGCCGATGCCGAGCCTCGGCTGGGACCGCGCCTACCGCAGCGGCGACGTCGTACGGCGGGACGAGGCCGGCCTGTTGTTCGTCGGCCGGGCGGATGAGCAGATCAAACTCGGCGGCCGCCGGATCGAGCTCGGCGAGGTCGACGCCGCCCTGCAGGCCCTTCCCGGGATCACTGGTGCGGCAGCCGCCGTGAAGACCACTGCCGCTGGTAACCAGGTGCTCGTCGGGTACGTCGTACCGGCCGAGCCCGACGCGTTCGACCAGAAGGCGGCGACGACCCGGCTCCGCGAGGCGCTCCCGGCCGCCCTCGTACCGTTGCTCGCCACGGTCGACACCCTGCCCACTCGCACGTCAGGCAAGGTCGACCGGGCGGCACTCCCCTGGCCCCTGGCCGGCGCCTCGGACATGGACGAACCAGTCGAGCTGGAAGGCACGGCCGCCTGGCTCGCCGAGAAGTGGACGCAGATCCTCGGCTCCCGGGTGGCCGGGCCCGACGACGACTTCTTCATCCACGGCGGCGGCAGCCTCGCAGCCGCCCAACTCGTCTCGATTTTGCGCGAGCGCTACGCCGGCGCGACCGTCGGCGACATCTACGACTATCCGCGACTGGGCGCGATGGCCGATCGGCTCGACTCGTTCATCGCGTCGACCGAGCCGGTGGAGATCCGTACGGTCAAACCCACGCCACGGTTCACCCAGTTGTTCCAGACGGCCCTGACGCTCGTGTTGCAGACCGTCGTCGGCGTGCGCTGGATGGTCTGGCTCTTCACCCTGAACAACCTGCTCGGCCTCAGCGGCGAACACCCGTGGGTCCGGACCGTCTCGTGGTGGTGGATCCTGGCGGGCTGGCTGCTCCTGATCAGCCCCGCGGGCCGGATGGGCATCGCCGTCGTCGGCGCACGGATCCTGCTACGCGGGGTCAAACCGGGCGTCTATCCGCGCGGCGGCATGGTGCACGTCCGGCTCTGGGCCGCGGAGAACCTGGCCGACGCCGCCGGTGCCGCCAACCTCGCCGGCGCACCCTGGATCGCCTACTACGCAAGAGCCCTCGGCGCGAAGGTCGGCCGCGGTGTCGACCTGCACACGCTGCCGCCGGTGACCGGATTCCTGTCGCTCGGGCGCGAGGCCTCGGTGGAACCCGAGGTCGACCTGTCCGGCTACTGGATCGACGGCGATCGCCTGCTGCTCGGCACGGTGACGATCGGCGCCGAGGCCGTCGTCGGCTCCCGCAGCACGCTGCTGCCCGGTGCTGAGATCGGCCGTGGTGCCGAGATCGCCGCCGGTTCGGCCGTCTCCGGCGTGGTCCCGGCGGACGAGCGCTGGTCCGGATCCCCCGCCAGCCGCGCCGGCCGGGCCCGCAAACCCTGGCCGGACGAGCGACCCGCACGAGCGCCTTGGTGGGTCCTCGCGTACGGCGCCGCCTCCGCGCTCATGTCGTTGCTACCGCTCGCGGCCGCCGGCGCCGCCGTACTGGTGCTGGACCGGGCCGTCCGCGACGCGGGCTCACTCGGCGAGGCAGCCCTCGCGGCGCTGGCCGCCGTACCGCTGATGACCGTCATCGGTTTCACCACGCTTGCCGTGCTGACGTTGATCGGCGTGCGGCTGCTCGGCCTCGGCATCAAGGCCGGGCACTACCCGGTGCGAAGCCGGATCGGCTGGCAGGTCTGGGCCACCGAGCGCCTGCTCGACTCGGCGCGGACCCTGCTCTTCCCCTTGTACGCAAGCCTTCTCACGCCCTGGTGGTTGCGCGCGCTCGGCGCCAAGATCGGCAAGGACGTCGAGGCGTCGACCGTGCTGCTGCTGCCGAAGATGACGACTGTGGGCGACGGCGCGTTCCTCGCGGACGACACGATGATCGCGTCGTACGAGCTGGGCGGCGGCTGGTTGCACGTGGCCGGCGCCAAGGTCGGTAAACGCGCGTTCCTCGGCAACTCGGGGATGACCGCGCCCGGGCGTTCGGTACCGAAGAACGGGCTGGTCGCGGTGTTGTCGGCCGCCCCGAAGAAGTCCAAGTCCGGCACCTCCTGGCTCGGCAGCCCGCCGGTCAAACTGCGCCGGCAGGCGGTCAGCGGCGACCAGACGCGGACGTTCAACCCGCCGCTGCGGCTGAAGATCGCCCGCGCGCTGGTCGAGTTGTGCCGGTTCGTGCCGATGATGTGCACGGTCGCGATCGCCCTCGGCGTCCTGGCCGCGTTGCAGGCGATGGTGATCACGATCGGCCCATGGTGGACGTTCGTGCTGGCAGGCGGGGTCATGCTCGCCGCCGGGGCGGTCGCGGGCGCGAGCGCGACGATCGCGAAGTGGACGATCGTCGGCAAGACCCGGGCCGTCGAATACCCGTTGTGGAGCTCGTTCGTCTGGCGCAACGAGGTGGTCGACACGTTCGTCGAGATGGTCGCCGCGCCCTGGTTCGCGAACGCCGCCGCGGGCACACCGGTGCTCGCGCTCTGGCTGCGTACGCTCGGCGCGAAGATCGGCCGGGGCGTCTGGTGCGAGACCTACTGGCTGCCCGAGGCGGACCTGATCGAGCTCGGCGACGGCGTCAGCGTCAACCGTGGGTGCGTGCTCCAGACGCACCTGTTCCATGACAGGGTGATGGCCATGGACACGGTCACCTTCGCCGCGGGATCCACGTTGGGACCGCACGGCATCATCCTGCCCGCGGCATCGGTCGGGGCGGGCGCCACCGTCGGGCCGGTCTCGCTGGTGATGCGGGGCGAGAGCGTGCCCGCCGGGAGCCGCTGGGCCGGCAACCCGATCGCCCCGTGGACCACGCGCTGA
- a CDS encoding M1 family metallopeptidase, which yields MVPNQQPSPGATSAGDPYVPDHGNGGYRVESYELELDYRVNSNRLTGKAKITAIATHGLMRFSFDLVGLRVSKVSVNGRRPVRFAQRGGKLHIWPAADLPADQPFVVEIAYGGNPKPSDSPWGELGWEELTEGVIVASQPSGAATWYPCNDHPADKARYRITISTDSPYHVVANGRLVSCRTKASRTTWTFEQQAPMATYLATVQIGRYDVLELAANPVATRAVLPRHLVPVFRSDFGRQQEMMELFVRLFGPYPFGSYTLVVTDDPLEIPLEAQGISVFGSNHLDGHRGSERLVAHELAHQWFGNSLTPSAWKDIWLNEGFACYAEWLWSEFSGGQTANQHVAKWHGRLAGLPQDLVISDPGPEKMFDDRLYKRGAITLHALRLALKDDAFFDLLRTYTARYRHGSVTASDFITMASDAGAPPDLFPRWLDRPALPPKPRR from the coding sequence ATGGTGCCCAATCAACAACCGTCGCCCGGTGCCACTTCCGCCGGTGACCCCTACGTACCGGACCACGGCAACGGCGGTTACCGCGTCGAGTCGTACGAGCTGGAGCTGGACTACCGCGTCAACAGCAACCGTCTGACCGGCAAGGCGAAGATCACCGCGATCGCGACGCATGGCCTGATGCGGTTCAGCTTCGACCTGGTCGGTCTGCGCGTTTCGAAGGTCTCGGTCAACGGCCGCCGCCCGGTGCGATTCGCGCAGCGTGGCGGCAAGCTGCACATCTGGCCCGCGGCGGATCTACCCGCGGACCAGCCGTTCGTGGTCGAGATCGCGTACGGCGGCAACCCCAAGCCGTCCGACAGCCCGTGGGGTGAGCTCGGCTGGGAGGAACTGACCGAGGGCGTGATCGTCGCCAGCCAGCCGAGTGGTGCCGCCACCTGGTACCCGTGCAACGACCATCCGGCCGACAAGGCCCGCTATCGGATCACGATCAGCACCGATTCGCCGTACCACGTGGTCGCGAACGGACGACTCGTCTCCTGCCGGACCAAGGCCAGCCGTACGACTTGGACCTTCGAGCAGCAGGCCCCGATGGCGACGTACCTCGCGACCGTGCAGATCGGCCGGTACGACGTACTCGAGCTGGCCGCCAACCCGGTCGCGACGCGGGCGGTGTTGCCGCGGCACCTCGTGCCGGTCTTTCGGTCGGACTTCGGGCGGCAGCAGGAAATGATGGAGCTGTTCGTCCGGCTGTTCGGGCCCTACCCCTTCGGGTCGTACACGCTGGTGGTGACCGACGACCCGCTGGAGATTCCGCTGGAGGCGCAGGGCATCTCGGTGTTCGGCAGCAACCACCTGGACGGTCATCGCGGCTCGGAACGGCTGGTCGCGCACGAGCTGGCGCATCAGTGGTTCGGCAACAGCCTGACGCCGTCGGCCTGGAAGGACATCTGGCTCAACGAGGGCTTCGCCTGTTACGCGGAGTGGTTGTGGTCCGAGTTCTCCGGCGGCCAGACCGCCAACCAGCACGTCGCGAAGTGGCACGGCCGGCTGGCCGGGCTGCCGCAGGATCTGGTGATCTCGGATCCGGGGCCGGAGAAGATGTTCGACGACCGCCTCTACAAACGCGGCGCCATCACCCTGCACGCGCTCCGCCTGGCTCTGAAGGACGACGCCTTCTTCGACCTACTCCGCACCTACACCGCGCGTTATCGGCACGGCAGCGTCACCGCGTCCGACTTCATCACCATGGCCAGCGATGCCGGAGCACCCCCAGACCTCTTCCCCCGCTGGCTCGACCGCCCTGCGCTACCCCCGAAAC